TCACGCAGAGGCGCAGAGGCGCGGCGGGGGCGTTTCACGCAAGGGACGCAATGGGCGCTATGGGGGCGTTTCACGCAAAGAACGCAATGGGCGCAAAGGGGGGGGCATCGCCCCAAGGCCCAAGGCCCAAGGCCCAAGGCCCATGGACGAAGGCCCAAGGACCAACCGGGCCCAAGGCCCAAGGCCCAAGGCCCAAGGCCCAAGGCCCAAGGCCGAAGGCCCAAGACCCAAGGGCCGGGTCATAATCGGACATGGCCACTTTGTCGCCCTCCGTCGCTACGCACCGTGTCCCTCTCGCCGAATCCGACCCTGCGGTGTACGCGCTGGTTCGGAAGGAGGAAGTGCGGCAGGAGCACCACTTGGAGCTCATCGCGAGCGAGAACATCGCGAGCATAGCCGTTCGGCAGGCGATGGCGTCCGTGTTGACGGACAAGTACGCCGAAGGCTATCCGGGCAAGCGCTATTACGGCGGGTGCGACGTGGTCGACGAGGTCGAGGAGTTGGCGATCGCGCGCGCGCAGGAGCTGTTCGGCGCCGAGCACGTGAACGTGCAGCCGCACAGCGGCGCGCAGGCGAATATGGCCGCGTACTTCGCGGTGCTCCAGCCTGGCGACACGCTGATGGCGATGAACCTCGCGCACGGCGGGCACCTGACCCATGGCAGCCCCGTGAACTTCAGCGGCAAGTTCTACAACATCGTCCCTTACGGGGTTCGGGAGAGCGACGAGCGGATCGACTACGACGAGCTGCGCCGATTGGCCCGCGAGCACAAACCGAAGATGATCGTCAGTGGGGCGACCGCCTACTCGCGGGAGTTCGACTTCGCCGAGTTCCGCAAGATCGCCGACGAGGTGGGCGCGCTGCATATGACCGACATGGCGCACTACAGCGGGCTCATCGCCGCGGGTGAGTACCCCTCGCCCGTTCCACACGCGGACATCGTGACCACCACGACGCACAAGAGCCTGCGCGGTCCGCGCGGCGGAATGATCCTCTGCAAGGAGGATTACGCCAAGGAGATCGACAAGGCGGTGTTTCCGAACGTCCAGGGCGGGCCGCTCATGCACGTCATCGCCGCCAAGGCCGTGTGCTTCGGCGAGGCGCTGCGCCCGTCGTTCAAGACGTACCAGCGGCAGATCCGGCTCAACGCCGCCGAACTGGCTGCGGCGATGGCGCGCGAAGGCTTCCGTATTGTCAGCGGGGGGACCGACTCGCACCTCATGCTCGTGGATTTGAGGCCCTTTGGGGTGACCGGCAAGATCGCCCAGTCCGTGCTGGACCGGGTGAACATCACCACGAACAAGAACTCCATCCCCTTCGACCCCGAGAAGCCGTTCGTGACGAGCGGCATCCGCCTGGGCACGCCCGCAGTGACGTCCCGAGGCATGAAGGAGGAGGAGATGATCGTGATCGCCTCGCTCATCGCCAGGGCGCTCAGGGGCCACGAGGACGAGGGCGTGCTCGAACTGGTTCAGCAAGACGTCAAACGCCTAGCCGAGTCTTTCCCCGTTCACGACGTCTGATCTCGTTCGTCGCTGGGGGTCACGAAGCGTTGAGAAAGGCGAGCGCCTGTTCGCGGGTTGTTCGGACCTCGGCGACGGATTTCGGCTTTCGGGCGATGCTGGCTTGCTTCG
This genomic interval from Fimbriimonadaceae bacterium contains the following:
- a CDS encoding serine hydroxymethyltransferase, producing MATLSPSVATHRVPLAESDPAVYALVRKEEVRQEHHLELIASENIASIAVRQAMASVLTDKYAEGYPGKRYYGGCDVVDEVEELAIARAQELFGAEHVNVQPHSGAQANMAAYFAVLQPGDTLMAMNLAHGGHLTHGSPVNFSGKFYNIVPYGVRESDERIDYDELRRLAREHKPKMIVSGATAYSREFDFAEFRKIADEVGALHMTDMAHYSGLIAAGEYPSPVPHADIVTTTTHKSLRGPRGGMILCKEDYAKEIDKAVFPNVQGGPLMHVIAAKAVCFGEALRPSFKTYQRQIRLNAAELAAAMAREGFRIVSGGTDSHLMLVDLRPFGVTGKIAQSVLDRVNITTNKNSIPFDPEKPFVTSGIRLGTPAVTSRGMKEEEMIVIASLIARALRGHEDEGVLELVQQDVKRLAESFPVHDV